The following nucleotide sequence is from Arthrobacter woluwensis.
GGCTGTACTTCCTGCAGGACAGTCTCATGCTCGTCCGCGGCGGGATGGGCGTGTCGGATGATCAGGCGGCCGAGTTCTTCGGTTGCCGCGAACACGGCGACGGGGGCCATGGCGGCCACGCCGGCGCCCACGATGGCCTGGAGAAGGTTCTCGTGAGTCACGGAGAGGGCATGAGCTGCGTTGGCGATGACCGAGAGGACGGTGAATCCCGACAACGCGACCCAGGACGGCCACGTCGCCTCTCCCCGGTGTCGGTGAATGAGCACCGAGAGGGTGTAGGCCAAGATCGCCACGTCCACAAACACCGGAACGGCCCACCGAAGCCAGGACGGAAGACCCGCCCAGGTCGCTACTTCATGCAGGCCAGCAAAAGACACCATGAAGCTCGCCACAGCAAGGAATGCCACCAACGCCACGGTGAACCACAGCGTCCGGGGAGAGTCAGGATTGATCCTGTCACCGGGCATGGATTTCATCGAGCACCTCCCCCAGGATCGTGATCGCGTCCTGCACGTTGTTGGCCATCTCCAAGACACTGTCGTTCTCGGG
It contains:
- a CDS encoding DUF2637 domain-containing protein, translating into MKSMPGDRINPDSPRTLWFTVALVAFLAVASFMVSFAGLHEVATWAGLPSWLRWAVPVFVDVAILAYTLSVLIHRHRGEATWPSWVALSGFTVLSVIANAAHALSVTHENLLQAIVGAGVAAMAPVAVFAATEELGRLIIRHAHPAADEHETVLQEVQPVATPARQIEASLVTEPHPEEGPSSESPASAEDPRVGEDPIFQELKETSTVPAEEVQPPQQETAEPTRASLEVVGGSRKKPLDLATWVLMEEEAGRIPTGAGAAKFLGVSARTGRRRLDELKKSRPELFAEDPAATSGVSGR